The following coding sequences are from one Bos mutus isolate GX-2022 chromosome 22, NWIPB_WYAK_1.1, whole genome shotgun sequence window:
- the LOC102286079 gene encoding cathelicidin-4, with product METQRASLSLGRWSLWLLLLGLALPSASAQALSYREAMLRAVDQLNERSSEANLYRLLEPSPPSLGHTVEDPGARKPVSFRVKETVCPRLSLQPPEQCDFKENGVLKEYGVTVTVDHWNDVFTRARGRQQPQELQNCVPTLGSLPSPSSAPGLLLQHPVGRPALSPLSTLQPVLSGIASQTNDFY from the exons ATGGAGACCCAGAGGGCCAGCCTCTCCCTGGGGCGGTGGTCACTGTGGCTACTGCTGCTGGGACTAGCGCTGCCCTCGGCCAGCGCCCAGGCCCTCAGCTACAGGGAGGCCATGCTTCGTGCTGTGGATCAGCTCAATGAGAGGTCCTCAGAAGCTAATCTCTACCGCCTCCTGGAGCCATCTCCTCCCAGCCTTGGCCACACT GTGGAGGACCCGGGAGCTCGAAAGCCTGTGAGCTTCAGGGTGAAGGAGACCGTGTGCCCCAGACTGAGCCTGCAGCCCCCAGAGCAGTGTGACTTCAAGGAGAATGGG GTGCTGAAAGAATATGGGGTGACAGTCACCGTGGACCATTGGAACGATGTATTCAC GAGGGCACGAGGCAGGCAGCAGCCCCAGGAGCTCCAGAACTGCGTCCCCACCCTCGGGTCCCTCCCGAGCCCTTCATCCGCCCCTGGCCTCCTCCTCCAACACCCAGTAGGAC GTCCTGCCCTGTCTCCCCTCTCTACGCTCCAGCCGGTGCTTTCTGGAATCGCCTCCCAAACAAATGACTTCTACTAA